A part of Populus alba chromosome 8, ASM523922v2, whole genome shotgun sequence genomic DNA contains:
- the LOC118040015 gene encoding uncharacterized protein has translation MGDVLTELPPSSRFFQEDLDNFATSSPPLSCPSLLLSNLKPDKPLHPSLLIIALSSPSLYVFHHISSKTLIGSLILPEIPFSANSIGPSLGDKSCNIYALNDADNLTLVVSVQCSVSAERSIAVAKLLIGDQIIPERVLILDSVQNQNFRGRLAPDEINVFKLETSAERKGLSDDGCGGSSLLKGLDYFPSGSVLDGLAAALLARCQMRKIRGTLCVSWPQHGVSVVAMVKSLLQRNVLHGFDLSSIGDSKDESSRFSSIKNYPFDSDMYT, from the coding sequence ATGGGAGATGTACTTACAGAGCTTCCGCCCTCTTCAAGGTTCTTTCAGGAAGATCTGGACAACTTCGCAACTTCATCACCACCGCTTTCATGTCCTTCCCTTCTGTTATCTAATCTTAAACCTGATAAGCCTCTACATCCTTCTCTCCTCATCATTGCATTATCTTCCCCTTCTCTTTATGTTTTCCACCATATATCCTCAAAGACCCTAATCGGCAGTCTCATACTACCTGAGATCCCTTTCTCAGCAAACTCGATCGGGCCCTCACTTGGTGATAAGTCTTGCAATATTTATGCTCTCAATGATGCTGACAATTTAACACTCGTTGTCTCAGTACAGTGCTCTGTCAGTGCTGAGAGATCCATTGCAGTTGCTAAGTTGCTTATTGGTGATCAAATAATTCCTGAGAGGGTTCTAATATTGGATTCAGTTCAGAACCAGAATTTCCGGGGTAGGCTGGCACCAGACGAGATAAATGTTTTCAAGCTGGAGACATCAGCAGAGAGGAAAGGACTGAGTGATGATGGTTGTGGAGGTTCATCTTTACTGAAAGGTTTAGACTATTTTCCTTCAGGGAGTGTACTGGATGGCTTGGCAGCTGCTCTGTTGGCAAGATGTCAGATGAGAAAAATCAGAGGAACTCTTTGTGTTTCATGGCCTCAACATGGTGTTTCTGTGGTGGCTATGGTCAAGTCTCTGCTGCAGAGGAATGTGTTGCATGGCTTTGACTTGAGCTCGATTGGAGATTCCAAGGATGAATCTTCAAGGTTCAGTTCAATTAAGAATTATCCTTTTGATTCTGATATGTATACATGA
- the LOC118040016 gene encoding peroxidase 11, translated as MAFPLQEIKLPILPFSMLIIISILGRSLHASDPPLTLDYYAPTCPSVFEIVKKEMECEVISDPRSAALIVRLHFHDCFVQGCDGSVLLDDTITLQGEKKASTNINSLEGFKIIDRIKNKIESECPGIVSCADILTIAARDAVLLVGGPYWDVPVGRKDSKTASFELAASNIPTADEGLLSIITKFLYQGLSVTDLVALSGAHTIGMAHCANFRARIYGDFEATSDRSPVSETYLNNLKSMCPATGGGDNNMSAMDYVTPNLFDNSFYHLLLKGDGLLNSDQELYSSILGLETKNLVIKYAHDPIAFFHQFSDSMVKMGNITNPDSFVNGEIRTNCRFVNT; from the exons ATGGCGTTTCCTCTTCAAGAAATAAAGCTTCCCATATTACCATTTTCTATGTTGATTATCATCTCCATCCTCGGCAGAAGCTTGCATGCAAGCGACCCTCCTTTAACTTTAGACTACTATGCTCCCACCTGCCCCAGTGTGTTTGAGATTGTCAAGAAAGAGATGGAATGTGAAGTTATTTCTGATCCACGCAGTGCAGCTTTGATAGTTAGATTGCATTTCCACGACTGCTTTGTTCAG GGATGTGATGGCTCAGTTTTGCTAGATGACACAATCACCCTGCAAGGGGAAAAGAAAGCTTCAACAAACATAAACTCTCTTGAAGgatttaaaatcattgatagaaTTAAGAACAAGATCGAGTCCGAGTGCCCCGGAATAGTGTCTTGTGCAGATATTCTCACCATTGCAGCAAGAGATGCAGTCCTTCTG GTTGGTGGACCATATTGGGATGTTCCTGTTGGAAGAAAAGATTCTAAAACTGCAAGTTTCGAGCTCGCAGCATCAAATATTCCAACAGCAGATGAGGGTCTGCTATCTATCATTACCAAGTTTCTTTACCAGGGCCTTTCTGTTACTGATTTGGTAGCTCTTTCAG GGGCACACACCATTGGCATGGCACACTGTGCAAATTTCCGGGCGAGGATTTACGGGGACTTTGAAGCAACTTCGGATAGAAGTCCAGTGTCTGAGACATATCTTAACAACTTGAAATCTATGTGCCCAGCTACAGGAGGAGGGGACAATAACATGTCAGCAATGGACTATGTCACGCCTAATCTTTTCGACAACTCTTTCTACCATCTACTATTGAAAGGAGATGGCCTGCTAAACTCAGACCAAGAACTGTACTCGAGCATACTCGGACTTGAAACAAAGAATCTTGTCATAAAGTATGCCCATGATCCAATTGCTTTCTTTCACCAATTCTCAGATTCCATGGTGAAAATGGGAAACATTACAAATCCTGATAGCTTTGTCAATGGAGAAATTAGGACGAACTGCAGATTTGTGAACACATGA
- the LOC118040017 gene encoding inorganic pyrophosphatase TTM2 isoform X1, with the protein MAKDTSGAESHPKQQGLLKDQVRLTKKKDCGRFEIVPIQNPLSFEKGFFIVIRACQLLAQNNDGMILVGIAGPSGAGKTIFTEKILNFMPSVAIISMDNYNDSSRIVDGNFDDPRLTDYDMLLKNVLDLKDGKPVEVPIYDFKSSTRTGYRTLEVPSSRIVIIEGIYALSEKLRPLLDLRVSVTGGVHFDLVKRVLRDIQRAGQEPEEIIQQISETVYPMYKAFIEPDLKTAHIKITNKFNPFSGFQSPTYILKSARKVTVDQIKPVLSEDYKETMEQIYDIYLLPPGEDQESCQSYLRMRNKDGKYNLMFEEWVADAPFIISPRITFEVTVKLLSGLMALGYTIAAILQRSSHSFSDDRVCVKIDWLGQLNRQYVQVQGRDRLVVKYIAEQLGLEGSYTPRTYIEQIQLERLVNEVMALPDDLKTKLSLDEDLVSSPKEALLQASADRVARRFKNGKSGMSHSYSSQRDKNLSKLTGPAATSNRFDDRNLESPAALANQGAMTQLSEQISSLHDRMDEFTTCIEELNSKLIINKNSPSQQNMALQAEVHNGSAPTSYFVSGLGNGSLTGSRMSNSSSSSLLAKESPLMEEISGIARAQRQVTCQLDTLSNLLRDSLGERFQGVRKNRNSLAVRDGQAPLIAALAIGCVGLCWFIRARN; encoded by the exons ATGGCTAAAGATACTTCTGGTGCTGAATCACACCCAAAACAGCAGGGACTCTTGAAAGATCAAGTCAGATTAACTAAGAAAAAGGACTGTGGTCGCTTTGAGATAGTCCCAATCCAAAATCCTTTGTCATTTGAGAAAGGATTCTTTATTGTTATCCGTGCCTGCCAATTGTTAGCACAAAATAATGATGGAATGATACTGGTAGGTATAGCAGGCCCTTCAGGAGCTGGGAAAACCATTTTCACTGAAAAAATTCTCAACTTCATGCCAAGTGTTGCCATCATATCAATGGACAACTACAATGATTCAAGCCGAATTGTTGATGGCAATTTTGACG ACCCGCGCTTGACGGATTATGACATGTTGCTCAAGAATGTTCTTGACTTAAAGGATGGGAAACCAGTTGAGGTTCCAATCTATGATTTCAAGTCGAGCACCCGAACAGGATACAG GACACTTGAAGTACCATCTTCTCGTATAGTGATTATTGAAGGAATCTATGCACTGAGTGAAAAGTTGCGACCTTTGTTAGACCTACGAGTATCTGTAACTGGGGGAGTTCATTTTGATCTTGTAAAACGGGTTTTAAGGGACATCCAACGAGCTGGCCAAGAACCAGAGGAAATAATCCAGCAGATATCTGAAACG GTATATCCGATGTACAAGGCCTTTATTGAGCCAGATCTCAAAACAGcccatataaaaattacaaacaagTTCAACCCCTTCTCTGGATTTCAAAGTCCTACTTATATATTAAAG TCAGCAAGGAAGGTAACAGTGGACCAGATCAAGCCTGTTCTCTCTGAAGATTATAAAGAGACAATGGAGCAGATTTATGACATATATCTTTTACCACCTGGTGAAGATCAAGAATCATGCCAATCATATTTGAGGATGCGAAATAAAGATGGAAAATACAATCTCATGTTTGAG GAATGGGTTGCAGATGCTCCATTTATCATATCACCAAGGATCACTTTTGAAGTCACTGTTAAACTCCTCAGTGGGCTGATGGCCTTGGGATACACAATAGCTGCTATCCTTCAAAGAAGTAGCCATTCATTCTCTGATGATAGGGTGTGTGTGAAAATTGATTGGCTAGGACAACTAAATCGTCAATATGTTCag GTGCAAGGAAGAGATCGCTTGGTTGTAAAATACATTGCAGAGCAGCTAGGTTTGGAAGGCTCATACACTCCACGTACCTATATAGAACAGATTCAACTAGAAAGGCTTGTAAATGAGGTCATG GCCTTGCCAGATGACTTGAAGACAAAGCTCAGCTTAGATGAGGATCTGGTTTCAAGCCCCAAAGAAGCACTTTTGCAAGCCTCTGCTGATAGGGTTGCCAGGAGATTTAAGAATGGCAAAAG CGGTATGTCACACTCATATTCCTCTCAAAGGGACAAGAACTTATCTAAGCTTACTGGGCCTGCTGCAACCTCTAATAGGTTTGATGACAGAAATCTAGAGTCACCAGCTGCGCTGGCCAATCAG GGAGCCATGACTCAACTTTCAGAACAGATTTCTTCACTACATGATAGAATGGATGAGTTCACAACCTGTATTGAAGAGTTAAATTCCAAGTTAATCATCAATAAGAACTCTCCTAGCCAACAAAATATGGCTCTCCAAGCTGAAGTGCACAATGGTTCTGCTCCAACTTCTTACTTCGTATCTGGTTTAGGCAATGGTTCCTTGACTGGATCCAGAATGTCCAATTCCTCATCTTCATCTCTGTTGGCTAAGGAGTCACCTTTAATGGAGGAG ATATCAGGAATTGCCCGGGCACAGCGTCAAGTCACGTGTCAGTTGGATACATTGAGCAATCTTCTTCGTGATAGCTTGGGAGAGAGGTTTCAGGGAGTAAGAAAAAACAGGAATAGCTTGGCTGTCCGTGATGGCCAAGCTCCCCTTATTGCAGCATTGGCGATTGGTTGTGTCGGACTATGTTGGTTTATTCGAGCCCGGAATTGA
- the LOC118040017 gene encoding inorganic pyrophosphatase TTM2 isoform X2 → MAKDTSGAESHPKQQGLLKDQVRLTKKKDCGRFEIVPIQNPLSFEKGFFIVIRACQLLAQNNDGMILVGIAGPSGAGKTIFTEKILNFMPSVAIISMDNYNDSSRIVDGNFDDPRLTDYDMLLKNVLDLKDGKPVEVPIYDFKSSTRTGYRTLEVPSSRIVIIEGIYALSEKLRPLLDLRVSVTGGVHFDLVKRVLRDIQRAGQEPEEIIQQISETVYPMYKAFIEPDLKTAHIKITNKFNPFSGFQSPTYILKSARKVTVDQIKPVLSEDYKETMEQIYDIYLLPPGEDQESCQSYLRMRNKDGKYNLMFEEWVADAPFIISPRITFEVTVKLLSGLMALGYTIAAILQRSSHSFSDDRVCVKIDWLGQLNRQYVQVQGRDRLVVKYIAEQLGLEGSYTPRTYIEQIQLERLVNEVMALPDDLKTKLSLDEDLVSSPKEALLQASADRVARRFKNGKSII, encoded by the exons ATGGCTAAAGATACTTCTGGTGCTGAATCACACCCAAAACAGCAGGGACTCTTGAAAGATCAAGTCAGATTAACTAAGAAAAAGGACTGTGGTCGCTTTGAGATAGTCCCAATCCAAAATCCTTTGTCATTTGAGAAAGGATTCTTTATTGTTATCCGTGCCTGCCAATTGTTAGCACAAAATAATGATGGAATGATACTGGTAGGTATAGCAGGCCCTTCAGGAGCTGGGAAAACCATTTTCACTGAAAAAATTCTCAACTTCATGCCAAGTGTTGCCATCATATCAATGGACAACTACAATGATTCAAGCCGAATTGTTGATGGCAATTTTGACG ACCCGCGCTTGACGGATTATGACATGTTGCTCAAGAATGTTCTTGACTTAAAGGATGGGAAACCAGTTGAGGTTCCAATCTATGATTTCAAGTCGAGCACCCGAACAGGATACAG GACACTTGAAGTACCATCTTCTCGTATAGTGATTATTGAAGGAATCTATGCACTGAGTGAAAAGTTGCGACCTTTGTTAGACCTACGAGTATCTGTAACTGGGGGAGTTCATTTTGATCTTGTAAAACGGGTTTTAAGGGACATCCAACGAGCTGGCCAAGAACCAGAGGAAATAATCCAGCAGATATCTGAAACG GTATATCCGATGTACAAGGCCTTTATTGAGCCAGATCTCAAAACAGcccatataaaaattacaaacaagTTCAACCCCTTCTCTGGATTTCAAAGTCCTACTTATATATTAAAG TCAGCAAGGAAGGTAACAGTGGACCAGATCAAGCCTGTTCTCTCTGAAGATTATAAAGAGACAATGGAGCAGATTTATGACATATATCTTTTACCACCTGGTGAAGATCAAGAATCATGCCAATCATATTTGAGGATGCGAAATAAAGATGGAAAATACAATCTCATGTTTGAG GAATGGGTTGCAGATGCTCCATTTATCATATCACCAAGGATCACTTTTGAAGTCACTGTTAAACTCCTCAGTGGGCTGATGGCCTTGGGATACACAATAGCTGCTATCCTTCAAAGAAGTAGCCATTCATTCTCTGATGATAGGGTGTGTGTGAAAATTGATTGGCTAGGACAACTAAATCGTCAATATGTTCag GTGCAAGGAAGAGATCGCTTGGTTGTAAAATACATTGCAGAGCAGCTAGGTTTGGAAGGCTCATACACTCCACGTACCTATATAGAACAGATTCAACTAGAAAGGCTTGTAAATGAGGTCATG GCCTTGCCAGATGACTTGAAGACAAAGCTCAGCTTAGATGAGGATCTGGTTTCAAGCCCCAAAGAAGCACTTTTGCAAGCCTCTGCTGATAGGGTTGCCAGGAGATTTAAGAATGGCAAAAG TATTATTTGA